The Deinococcus betulae sequence ACCTGCACTGGAATGCCCTTCGGGAGATCAACCGGCAATTGATTGGCACTTTCTTCGCCCCCGCCTGTGCCGGACACACTGATGTAGGTCGCGCCCGCTGCGTCGTAGGCTTTCGTCTCCTGCGTCCAGACCACGATGCGACTCGCGGCTTCCTTGCCGGTATACGTCACCGTCAGACGACAATCTACGGTCCCCCGACTGACAAACGTGCAGCTTGGCGTGCTATAGCTCAAGTCGCCTTTTTTCACCGTCTGAGCGAGTGAGAAGGAAGGGACGATGAGAGCGAGACCCGCCAACGTCGAGCGCAACATAAAGTTCATACTCTTGTTATAGCAAGACTTGTTTCGGCAAGTCGCTCAGTGGTGGACAGGCAGGCAGCCTAAGACGCATGTCAGCGTCTACGGCGCACACTGAGCGACTTCGCGCCATTGGCCTTCGCCTCCAAGCTGCACGGCTCCGTCTGGGGCTGAATCAGGATGATTTCGCTGACCGCGCCGGCGTTCACCGCTCCTACGTCGGCATGCTGGAAAATGGAAAAAAGGACCTGAGGCTGAGCATGCTCTACCGCTTAGCAGAGGCGACCGAACTCACAGTGGCTGAGCTCCTCGGCTTCAACGCCGCAGAAGAAGCAGGCACCGAGGGAACTGACGGTCACTCCTCAAGACGACAGTGATGTCACCAATGCCGTTGGTCACCGGCCTGCCCTACCGGCTAGTGGCGGCTTTCTCTCTTCAGCCTCCGTTGACGGCATAGCTCATGCGCCAATAGCCCGCGTAAACCAGGGTGCGCTCCAGACTGTCCATCCGCGCTTCTGTCAACCACCGCGCCAGAAAAGGGCGATTCACTCCTTCAGTAATCTCAATTCCTCTCCTGAACTTCTCCCGAACCTGCTCAAGCATCTTGATGAGGTC is a genomic window containing:
- a CDS encoding helix-turn-helix domain-containing protein, translating into MSASTAHTERLRAIGLRLQAARLRLGLNQDDFADRAGVHRSYVGMLENGKKDLRLSMLYRLAEATELTVAELLGFNAAEEAGTEGTDGHSSRRQ